The proteins below are encoded in one region of Phaseolus vulgaris cultivar G19833 chromosome 1, P. vulgaris v2.0, whole genome shotgun sequence:
- the LOC137815749 gene encoding uncharacterized protein, translated as MILRDKGDHSSQEKQTSESEENVKIENQKKVLMDQSEVWEKSVHSHKVIQKEEKIENILLSEQPFDLLSCKGTLACTITLAEICELPPQEKTFLKEFVDIFPKDKIELTPFRGIENQIDLVIGANLPNRPAYGTNHDKTKEIESQFREVLEKGCVRKNLSPCVVPILRRDNMLDELHGVHYILQS; from the coding sequence atgatcttaagggacaaaggtgaccatagtagccaagaaaaacaaactagtgagagtgaagaaaatgtaaaaatagaaaatcaaaagaaagttcTTATGGACCAATCTGAGGTGTGGGAAAAGAGTGTTCATTCCCACAAAGTCattcagaaagaagaaaaaattgaaaatatactTCTATCTGAACAACCTTTCGACCTCCTttcttgtaaaggaacacttgcatgcaCTATCACACTTGCTGAAATTTGTGAGCTACCTCCTCaagagaaaacatttttaaaagaatttgttgATATATTCCCTAAAGACAAAATTGAACTTACACCTTTTAGGGGTATAGAAAATCAAATAGATTTAGTTATAGGGGCTAATCTACCAAATAGACCAGCTTATGGAACTAATCATGACAAGaccaaggagatagaatcacaattTCGGGAAGTGTTGGAGAAGGGCTGTGTTCGAAAGAATCTaagtccttgtgttgtacctatTCTTAGACGTGAtaatatgcttgatgaattgcatggggtCCACTACATTCTTCAAAGTTAA
- the LOC137815750 gene encoding uncharacterized protein encodes METPFSLVYGSDAMIPVEIHESLPCFLGFMAEESNEERKVNLDLIDETREEARIKVEAVKRRVERQYSSKVKLRQFQVGDLVMRKAHPYELENKLSPNWTGSFRVIKAKGNGSYKLETLEGGPIPRSWNAANLKFYFS; translated from the coding sequence atggagacgcctttcagcctagtatatgggtcagacgccatgatcccagtggagATCCACGAGAGTTTGCCTTGTTTCCTAGGTTTCATGGCAgaagaatccaatgaagaaagaaaagtgAACCTGGATTTGATAGACGAAACTAGAGAAGAGGCGAGAATAAAGGTTGAGGCTgtaaagagaagagtggagcgtcagtacagctctaaggtgaagctgcgacaattccaggttggtgatctggtcatgaggaaggctcatccttacgagttggaaaacaagttgtctcccaattGGACTGGGTCGTTCAGAGTAATCAAAGCCAAGGGGAATGGTTCATATAAGTTAGAGACTCTAGAAGGaggccccatcccacgtagttggaatgcggcgaatttaaagttttatttcagttga